The segment aataattgcTTACTTATATGAATGTTTCAATACTTATGCTAATCAACTACTTTAAATTAGCCAAGCCAAACAGGGTCTAGTGCTTACTAGAGTACTGATATATTAGAGATATAACCACTAGAGTATATTACAGACTCCCTAGTGTCAGATAATCCTCAAGTACAGAATATTTGAATAGTATTGATCCAAACAGAGCATTCATAGTAACTGAATACAGCCGACCCGACCCGACCCCAACTAGCTTGGGATTGAGGTGTAGTTCTTGTTGTTCCTAGCCCCTAATCACATTACACACAAAAATAAATCCGTGAAACAATTAGGAGCATCATAAGGACACTTGCACTTGCATCTCATGTTATtccaacccaaaataacatgtAACGAGTCGAACTCTCCAAAAATAGTATATTCGTGAAACGATGAACTACTCCCTCTCTTATCCCAATTTTATGTGACATCGCTTTCTAAAATTAATaacatttttctatatttagtaacaacttaactttaaacttctcattttgaTCCTTATTGAAATAATTTATAGCCGCAAAAATATCTACGGcttattttaaaccacaagtGTCTTCTTTCATCCGTAAACGATGAACTACTCACTGAGGATCGATTTATGTgcaaaataaccaaaaaatcaCAAATAATCAAAATTAACAGATCATATCATCACTCAATTAATAACGAAACATCATCTCGAAAACAAATGACAAcagtaaaataataacaattaagggaaaatttccaaatatatacagcccaacataaaatattacgccACGTAACCATTTCagtttatacaatattatacctGAGGAAAAAGCATTCTACACTACATAATAGTGCACAAAAATATTATACCTGACAACTCAAAATATAGGCTAAGTGATTTTTGTCAACGTTGTATATAACCTTTGCCAAAAAtaaccaaaaatcaaatatataaTAGTGCACAAAAGGTGTCAACCTTGCAACCCAGATTTTTCATTTTGAAAATTGCTATGAATTTGAAGGTGTTACTGTTCAATTGAAGATGATGGGGAATTGTTAttattaaaaggggaaaaagaactAAAAAGAAGGGATATTTGGGAATATTTCTAAAAGTTTGTGGACCATTTTGCTTGTATTGCTTCTTTTGTGGGTGAACTTCAAATTTGGAGATCGTTCCCATTATTTgtcctttcttttgtttaaGAACTGACATAAATAGCCGTCCACCCGACCTCTTAAATTAAAAtaaccaaaataatatatgtagGAACCCCTTATAATCTATGTATAAAATACGTATAATCTTATATGATTAATATATAATACTATATGTATACCGGttaggaaaaataaataataaatttaacCGGCTACTTGTgtaaaaacgaaaaaaaaaaaaaaaaaaaaacagatataCATGAGTTGTTATTAATATAAgcatttaacttatatatattaatagtGTAAAAGAAGTTCGTTGACCTTGTTATTAAATGTATCGCCTGTAAGGGTAATAACTTCAGTTTTAGCAATACATATagaaatcaacaacaaaaaatgcaAGATAATAATAAGATTAAGGACCTTTTCATTGCAACCgagattttgattttgaaaattgcTTTGAATTTGAAGGTGTTGTTATGTTCAATTGAAGATGATGGGGAATAGAAAAGGGAAGCGGAATGAAAGAGACGGGGTGTTTGGGAATATTTCTAAAAAGTTATGGACCATTTTGCTTATATTGCTTCTTTGTGGGTGAGCTTCTTTTGAGATAATAACTTCTGGAGGACTTTTTAAGCAAATGAccattaaagaaaataaatactaaatagagattaaatgattattttttagggttttgcaCCATTAATGTTGGCCACCATTAATTAGATTTACAATACCAAAAGTTATTAAAAAGCACTCATGGTTATCTTCTTAAATCAATATTGACATACCCAAACACATAACACACCCATAGAACCCACAACCCTAGCTAgatgtttagctactcataataaaagaaataaaagcaTTAATAAATAAAGGATTCATAGCTTACAATGATTCAATTGAGTAAAAACAAAGTGTCTTCGATGCTTCACCAAACAAAATTTCTTCTTCTAAAAGCCAAAAGAAAGTCTGCTCTCGAGAATATTTAATGATGTGCACAAAAACCTAGACAAAAGTATATATAGGGGAGGACAAAAAGTAGAGAAAATAGCCTAAATGATAATTTGCGGAGACGAGAATGCGGCCGCAACAGGAGTATGTGGCCGCATTCTGATCGCATTCTCTGATCTTGAAATCTTCAATTTCCACCCCCGTGATTTATGCGACCAACTTGCATTGCAGCATTCTGGAGATGCGGTCTCATATCTCCGTAATGTTGCATCTCTCACTTTGGTCCATCTTCCATTGATCTACTTGGACTTTAGGGATGCGACCGTTCAGTATGCGGTATCGCATATATGTCGCAATTTGGTGCATTTTTTCCAACTCACTAGTTGCTAGGAGTATGAGTATGTAGCCGCATTTGGCTTTTGCGGCTCCGTATCTCAAGTTCACAGTGCCGCATACTCCTTGCATTTTGGTGAAATTTGGCAACCTCTCTGATCAGTGTATGATGTCCACTTGCGACTGCATCTAGAGTTTGCGGTGCAGCAATCTACTCCACATTTGATGATTTTTGCTTTCACTTTATGTCTTCGGACTCACACAACCTGAAAACACACGAAAACACTATAAAAATATAGACTAATACTTGAAAAGACTCCTAAAAAGTATAAGTAATGGAGGTAAAAAGTCTCAAAATCCACGACTTATCAATGAccattaaagaaaataaacaaatagagattaaatgattattttttatattttttgtcaGGATAGTTTTTCaattcaaatattttgagataatggccaaaaacacacctgaattatcatttttttgtgagttttttacctgaactatcaggtgTTTGCATTTTCTACCTAAAATATCactaactatttatcaaaacacatatCGACTAGTATCTGATGGTGCTTGGTGTAcctttttttgtatttaaaaatggTACCAAACGGCACTCCACCTGGATAATTAAAAGGATtaattagaaaattaaaaaaaattaagagataatagtcaaaaacaCATGTGAAGTATCAATTTTTTTCGAGTTTTTAGCACCACCAGATACTAgtcgaggtgtgttttgataaatagttggtgatagtgTAGGTCGGAGACACAAACAATTaatagttcaggtgtgttttgataaatagttaatGATAGTTCAGGTGACAAACGCAAACACCTGATAGTTAAGTAGGAAACTCACAAAAAAATGATCTTGAGGTGTGTTTGACCATTAtctaaatactttttaaaattaattttgcatCATTATTAGTCTGTTAAATGTAAATCAAGTAATGTTAATAAGATTGGTCATTATTTTGCTttgtatttaacttatatacactaACAGTAATTCAAATAGTTAATAACCTTAACTTTGAACTCTATCTTGATAAAGTTGTGAAAGAAATtatgtaaaataataataatatggtCAAGAGTTCATGGTGAATCTCTATTGGCATAATATATAAACATGCTCTCAAACTTAGCCTCAGTGGCAAGTATGTCCTTCAACTTTGAGTGTGCACAAGTAGACacttcaacttgtataaagttgaacacgtaACACAAATGTTGATGTGACACATAAAATTtagaggtgtctagatgattattttgtaagttggagtgttcacatgacaaagtggagacaaattcaggtgcctacttgtgcacacccaaagttgaaGGGCATACTTGCTAGCTGAGACTAAGTTTGAGGACCTGTTTATGTATTATCCATttctatttgtttatttttttaaagggttgttaaaaaaaatgaaaaaatagaaaagaagtccatcaaaaattatatttttcgaTTATTATTGATCACCAAAGTGATAATAATATTActccatccgtttcaatttatttatcttactttcctttttagtccgtttaaaaAGGAACGTCACCTTCtttttttgacaactctttaatttcaactttccacatgacatgtttaagatcacaacattaaaggacattttggtacatcctacacatttttaatttaaagcCACAAGATTCAATAaccttctttactttcttaaactttgtatcaaattaaaaccaaacaaatatttttaaacggagaatgtaatatttttttaagcagtaaaattaattaagtttggCAACATTAGTAGTACAAATAatctattattgttattgcatGTGACCATTTGAGTTCCCGCCTAAAATGGTACTTTTTTACAGGCGATACAACCTTCCCAGATCCAAAAGCTTcaatatctcaaaaaaaaaaaaaaaaaaaaaaaaaaaaagacaaatcaACTAGCACTTATAGCATATTCAAAGGTGTATATCATGCTCCTCCCTTAATCAGATGTCTCGATTTCGAGCTTTGGGTATGAAAAAATATAGGAAACACTTCTTCCGAATGGACCTTACGAGCCGCGAATCAGGAATAGTCGGGCTCCAATGCGGATACCAGACATCGGATGAgaaaccaaaaaacaaaaaaggtggTTTATATCAAAGTTTTATTGGGTTGATATTTGGTGAAATTGAAGTTTTGGAAGCTTTGTCAAATTTGGGGTTTATCTTCAAAAGAGGTAAAAttatttgttaaaaaataatgtATTGTATCATAGAAACATGACTTGTATTGTTTTGttattacttttgttttttcctATGCTTTTATTTTGAACTTTAGTGTTTAGTTTTAGGGTACTTTTAGTTAGTTCTtacatttcttttcataacCGTGGTGTTCGTACTAGCTCGCATGTACTTTGATAAATTTTGTGTTTTCGCCTCCGTTGGGTCCCCAACGTACTTCATTGACCTCTAAGCAACACCCTTGGGTGATTTTAGTTAGTTGTTGTGTTAGATTTTGattgatttcatttttggtAGTAGCTAGAGATTCTTTGAActgagggtctatcagaaacaggAGACCTTCTTAATagaggggtaaggtctgcgtacactctaacCTCCCCACActcccacttgtgggattacattgggttTCTAGTAGTAGCTATAGAAAgacttaaataaaaattagttttcTCCTAAAACAATCACCCGTTATTCCTGCGAGTTTTTGCTAAAGTAGTGAAGGTGCTTTTAATCGCTCAAAataaacttttcaaataaaCCGTAACTAAAATCATAATAACTATCCAACTTTgtcaaatagaaaaaaataatgggTAAAATCTAAAAAGAGTAATTAAGAACGATAGTTAACTTAAAAATGGCAAATGAAGGCATATCGATAATGTTAATTAGTTCCATAGAAGTTATTTTGAATTGCATTACTTTAGTTATATAGTAAtatgtaacaacaacaacaacatacccagtgaattCCCACAAATGGAGTCTGGGGAATGTAGGATGtgcgcagaccttacccctacctttatgggtagggaggctgtttccgatagactctCGGctcgagaaaaaaaaataggaatacGCTAATTATATAGTAGTATGTAATTAGTGATTTTGTCAAGGTCAAAAAGTTTGTTATTTAAAATTAACAtctcaattttacccttaatgacatGACTTGTTTGGGCTCACTTGATAtaaaagttaattaatttcactaAGCTATAGAAAATGAAATGATATATGAAACTTCACCACCCCTCATTTAATTATTGGTAGTTAGGGCAATCTTGGTCAAACTAAATCTCATGCATAGTCAAACTAAAATACTTAAATAGAAACGAAGTGAGTAGAATTTGTTCTGAACCATTgtgaagaaaaacaaaactaaATGGTCGACTACACTTAtagtcagttttttttttttttgtaaaaatattttaaatacatCCGACTATATTTACTTATgtatcaaattatctattttttaatttaaattattgtGAAATTTTCTGTCTTGATTTTGGGCTCGGGCTCAGTACGGACTTCCCAAGACAAGTTGTTAAATATAAACTTCAGCAATACTCTTTTCaagaatgattttttttccaaagaatGTAGACTAAACATATTCATGATAATGGCAGTCCTTTTGAGCACTATAATGAGCTGTGGAGAAATTTATCAGTTTTGTTCCTCACCTGGGGCCTTCTTTCTACACCCTAATTACCCTTCCTCTCTTTCTTCAATTATTCAATTGAGATAGTAATGAATAATGAAAGAAATCAGACTCCATTATGAAGTCTTTGTCTTTTTGCTAACTACTAATACTAGAAAACACTGTTGTACCATTACAAGACAGACTagcaaaagagagagagagaaatcacTGATCCCTTTGGAAATTTCTTCATTCAACAGGTAAAATGCAAGATTATTCTAAGATAGAAACATTATTCATTCAACAGGTAAAATAAAGATCTTTGTAGAGATTATTCTAAGATAGAAACATTAATCTTGTCAAAATTCTTAAAATCATTTTGTGGTTCCTTGTTTTGCTTTGCAGATTTCAGAAATGGCTGGCTTAGACATTGGCTTAGCAGTTGGTGGTGCATTTGTCTCTTCAGCTTTGAATGTTCTCTTTGATAGGCTTGCTCCTCAGGGTGAGCTGCTCAAGATGTTTCAGAAGAATAAGGATGGTGTTCAGCTCTTTGGGAAGCTGAGGATGACTTTGCGTGGCCTTCAAGTTGTTCTAAGTGATGCAGAGAATAAGCAAGCATCAGATCCATGTGTGAGCCAGTGGCTTAACGAGCTTCGAGATGCTGTGGACGGTGCTGAAAACTTAATAGAAGAAGTCAATTATGAAGCTTTGAGGCTTAAGGTGGAAGGTCAGCATCAAAATATTGCTGAAGGAATAAGCAACTTGCAGGTAAGTGACCTTCACTTGGGCCTAAGTGATGAATTTTTTCGTAACATAAGGAAGAAGTTGGAAGGCACCATTGAAACGTTGAAGGGGTTGCAAGAGCAAATTGGTCACCTTGGCTTGAAGGAACATTTTGTTTCGACTAAACAAGAAACTAGGACACCTTCAACTTCTTTGGTTGATGAATCTGATATCTTTGGTAGGCAGGATGAAATAGAGAAATTGGTTGGCCGTTTACTGTCTGAAGATGCAAATGGAAAAAATCTGACTGTAGTCCCCATTGTTGGCATGGGGGGCGTTGGCAAGACAACACTTGCTCAAGCAGTTTACAATGATAAGAAGGTGGAAAAACATTTTGATTTGAAAGCTTGGGTTTGTGTGTCTGAGTCGTATGATGCTTTAAGAATAACAAAAGAGTTACTTCAGGAGATTGGCTCATTTGACTTAAAGGATGATAATAATCTTAATAAGCTACAGGTCAAATTGAAGGGAAGGCTAACTGGAAATAGATTTCTAGTTGTCCTTGATGATGTGTGGAATGATAACTATAATGACTGGGATAAGTTGAGAAAGCTTTTTGTACAAGGAAAAATAGGAAGTAAGATCATTGTGACGACACGTAATAGAAGAGTTGCCTCGATGATGGATGATGAGGAAGTTAGCATGGACATTTTGTCTAGTGAAGACTCTTGGTCTTTATTCAAAAGACATGCATTTCGAAACATAGATCCTAAGGAGCATCCAGAACTTGAAGAGGTAGGGAAACAAATTGCAGCTAAGTGCAATGGATTGCCCTTAGCTCTAAAGACACTCGCTGGCATGTTACGCTCCAAATCAGAGGTTAAAGAGTGGAAACATATTTTGAGAAGTGAAATATGGGAACTTCCAAACAATGACATATTAGCAGCATTGAAGTTGAGCTACAATGATCTTTCCGCACATTTAAAGCAATGCTTTTCCTATTGTGCTATATTTCCCAAAGATTATCCATTTTGCAAAGAACAAGTCATTGAACTGTGGAATGCTAATGGTCTACTACGGGAGTTGCAGAAAGATGAAACAATTGAAGATTTAGGCAACCGATACTTTCTCGAGTTGAGATCAAGATCATTATTCGAAAGGGTCCCAAATTCTTCTCAAGGGGACCAAGAGAAATTCTTAATGCATGACCTTGTCAATGATTTAGCCCAAATTGCATCTTCAAAACTTTGTATCAGGTTGGAAGAGAGTCAAGGATCTCATATGTTGGAAAAAAGTCGACACCTATCATATTCAATGGGATATGGTGACTTTGAGAAATTGAAACCACTCTTCAAATTGGAGCAGCTGAGGACATTGCTTCCGATAAGCTTTTCGATCTTATAGATCATTTTTTCTAAGCAAGAGGGTGCTGCATAACATATTGCCAACACTAAGATCCTTAAGGGCACTATCACTGTCTCATTATAAGATTAACGAGTTGCCGAGTGTCTTGTTTATCAAATTAAAGCTCCtaagatttttggacctttcTCAGACAAAGATTAAGAGGTTGCCAGATTCAACTTGTGTACTGTATAACTTAGAGACACTTCTCCTGTCAAATTGTAGTTATCTTGAGGAGTTACCTCTGCAGATGGAAAAGCTAATCAACTTGCATCACATTGACATTAGCGGCACTTCTCGCTTGAAGATGCCGCTACATCTGAGCAAGTTGAAAAGCCTCCATGTGCTAGTGGGAGCTAAATTTCTTCTAGGTGACTGCAATGGTTCGAGAATCGCAGATTTGGGTGAACTACATAACTTGTATGGATCTCTATCAATTCTAGAGTTGCAAAATGTGGTTGATAGAAGGGAAGCTCTGAAGGCAAAGATGAGGGAGAAGGAACATGTTGAGAAGTTATCATTGAAGTGGAGTGAAAGTATTGCCAACAATTCACAAACAGAAAGAGACATACTTGATGAGCTACAACCAAGTCCAAACATTAAAGAACTCCAAATCACTGGATATAGAGGTACAAAATTTCCAAACTGGCTTGCTGATCATTCGTTTCTTAAGCTGGTGGAATTGTCTCTTAGAAACTGCAAGGTCTGTGATTCCTTGCCAGCACTAGGACAACTTCCTTCATTGAAATTCCTCACCATTAGAGGGATGGATCGAATAACAGAGGTGACTGAAGAATTCTATGGCAGTTCGTCCTCCAAAAAGCCTTTTAACTCTCTTGAGAAGCTTGTATTTGTAGCTATGCCGGAGTGGAAGCAGTGGCATGTACTAGGGAATGGAGAGTTCCCTGCACTTCAGGACCTTTCAATTGAAGATTGCCCCAAGTTGATTGGGAAGTTGCCTGAAAATCTTTGTTCTCTAACAAGATTGACAATTTCAAAATGTCCTGAACTCAATTTGGAGACACCTATCCAACTTTCAAATTTGAAAGAAGTTTAGAGTTTTGGTTCTCCAAGGTTGGAGTTCTTTTTGATGACGCTGAACTGTTTACATCCCAACTTCAGGGAATGAAGCAGATTGTTGAATTAGAAATTCATAATTGTCAGTCTCTTACCTCCTTACCTATTAGCATTCTGTCGAATACCTTGAAGACAATAAAGATATATGGTTGTGGGAAACTGAAATTGGAGGCGTCAGTTGGTGAGATGTTTCTGGAGAGATTGGATATTGATTCTATAGATGATATATACATGTGGGTCCCAAGAGAGATTTTGTAGAGAATCTCACAGCCTTAAAAGGCTTTTGATTCCTACTGAAACTCTCGAAATTAGGGATTGTAGGAATATTGAAAGACTTACGGTGACATGTGGGACTCAGATGACGTCATTGTTTATTTTCAAATGCGAGAAGCTGAAGTGGCTGCCAGAACGTATGCAGGAACTCCTTCCATCTCTTAAGGAACTGACACTGTTGTATTGTCCAGAAATAGAGTCCTTTCCTGAAGGAGGATTGCCCTTCAATTTAGAAGTCCTTCATATCCATTATTGCAAGAAACTGGTGAATAACCGAAAGGAGTGGCATTTACAGAGACTCCCCTGTCTCAGAGAGTTATCGATCTTCCATGATGGCAGCGATGAAGAGATtcttgttgatgagaattgggaGTTGCCTTGCTCTATTCGAAGGCTTAACGTAGTCAATCTGAAAACATTAAGCAGCCAAGTTCTCAAAAGCCTCACCTCTCTTGAATATCTATCTACTAATAATTTACCTCAAATTCAGTCACTGCTGGAAGAAGGGCTTCCCTCATCTCTTTCTGATCTATATTTATGTGGCCATCATGAACTCCATTCACTACCGATGGAAGGTCTTCTGCGCCTCACTTCTCTTCAACGTCTACAGATCTATGATTGCCCTAATCTCCAATCTATTCCAGAATCAGCGCTGCCCTCCTCCCTTTCTGAGTTGACCATCGATAATTGCCTTAATCTCCAATCTATTCCAGAATCAGCGCTGCCCTCCTCCCTTTCTGAGTTGACCATCGGTAATTGCCCTAATCTCCAATCTATTCCAGAATCAGCGCTGCCCTCCTCCCTCTCTGTGCTGACCATCATGGATTGCCCTAATCTCCAATCTATTCCAGAATCAGCGCTGCCCTCCTCCCTCTCTGAGCTGACCATCGATAATTGCCCTAATCTCCAATCCCTTCCAGTAAAAGGGATGCCCTCTTCCCTCTCTAAACTATTTATTTCCGACTGCCCATTGCTCAAACCACTCCTAGAATTTGACAAGGGAGAATACTGGCAAAATATTGCTCAAATTCCCACCATACAGATCGATGAGGAATATCAGTAATGATTACAATGAATGCTCTCACACATGTAAGTTAATTCTTTTTCCCCAGTAGCTTCTTATTTTTGTTTACTTCTCTTTGGTTTTTTGTTAATTCTTTAACTTTGTTAAATCTTGTTGAGCAGCGTAGAGCATCTATTGCTCAAACAACGTCTAGAATTCGAGAAGGGGGAATAC is part of the Lycium ferocissimum isolate CSIRO_LF1 unplaced genomic scaffold, AGI_CSIRO_Lferr_CH_V1 ctg9785, whole genome shotgun sequence genome and harbors:
- the LOC132046190 gene encoding LOW QUALITY PROTEIN: putative disease resistance RPP13-like protein 1 (The sequence of the model RefSeq protein was modified relative to this genomic sequence to represent the inferred CDS: inserted 2 bases in 1 codon; deleted 3 bases in 2 codons); its protein translation is MAGLDIGLAVGGAFVSSALNVLFDRLAPQGELLKMFQKNKDGVQLFGKLRMTLRGLQVVLSDAENKQASDPCVSQWLNELRDAVDGAENLIEEVNYEALRLKVEGQHQNIAEGISNLQVSDLHLGLSDEFFRNIRKKLEGTIETLKGLQEQIGHLGLKEHFVSTKQETRTPSTSLVDESDIFGRQDEIEKLVGRLLSEDANGKNLTVVPIVGMGGVGKTTLAQAVYNDKKVEKHFDLKAWVCVSESYDALRITKELLQEIGSFDLKDDNNLNKLQVKLKGRLTGNRFLVVLDDVWNDNYNDWDKLRKLFVQGKIGSKIIVTTRNRRVASMMDDEEVSMDILSSEDSWSLFKRHAFRNIDPKEHPELEEVGKQIAAKCNGLPLALKTLAGMLRSKSEVKEWKHILRSEIWELPNNDILAALKLSYNDLSAHLKQCFSYCAIFPKDYPFCKEQVIELWNANGLLRELQKDETIEDLGNRYFLELRSRSLFERVPNSSQGDQEKFLMHDLVNDLAQIASSKLCIRLEESQGSHMLEKSRHLSYSMGYGDFEKLKPLFKLEQLRTLLPISFSILRSFFLSKRVLHNILPTLRSLRALSLSHYKINELPSVLFIKLKLLRFLDLSQTKIKRLPDSTCVLYNLETLLLSNCSYLEELPLQMEKLINLHHIDISGTSRLKMPLHLSKLKSLHVLVGAKFLLGDCNGSRIADLGELHNLYGSLSILELQNVVDRREALKAKMREKEHVEKLSLKWSESIANNSQTERDILDELQPSPNIKELQITGYRGTKFPNWLADHSFLKLVELSLRNCKVCDSLPALGQLPSLKFLTIRGMDRITEVTEEFYGSSSSKKPFNSLEKLVFVAMPEWKQWHVLGNGEFPALQDLSIEDCPKLIGKLPENLCSLTRLTISKCPELNLETPIQLSNLKSLEFWFSKVGVLFDDAELFTSQLQGMKQIVELEIHNCQSLTSLPISILSNTLKTIKIYGCGKLKLEASVGEMFLERLDIDSIDDIYMWVPREXFCRESHSLKRLLIPTETLEIRDCRNIERLTVTCGTQMTSLFIFKCEKLKWLPERMQELLPSLKELTLLYCPEIESFPEGGLPFNLEVLHIHYCKKLVNNRKEWHLQRLPCLRELSIFHDGSDEEILVDENWELPCSIRRLNVVNLKTLSSQVLKSLTSLEYLSTNNLPQIQSLLEEGLPSSLSDLYLCGHHELHSLPMEGLLRLTSLQRLQIYDCPNLQSIPESALPSSLSELTIDNCLNLQSIPESALPSSLSELTIGNCPNLQSIPESALPSSLSVLTIMDCPNLQSIPESALPSSLSELTIDNCPNLQSLPVKGMPSSLSKLFISDCPLLKPLLEFDKGEYWQNIAQIPTIQIDEEYQ